A window from Rhizosphaericola mali encodes these proteins:
- a CDS encoding lipoprotein signal peptidase: protein MKLKYTAFIILIILALDQFIKIYVKTHFYMGEDVRVLGNWFHLHFIENPGMAWGMKFGGDWGKIALTVFRLIAVIWGTFYIKKIVKAEMQRGFIICVCLIYAGAAGNLIDSIFYGKIFNVSDPYMQNIATLFPKEGGYAGFLHGRVVDMFYFPLVDTILPNWVPFMGGQRFTFFDPVFNLADMSISTGVISLLVFQSKFFPKKVENNAV, encoded by the coding sequence ATGAAACTTAAATATACGGCTTTTATTATCCTCATCATTTTGGCATTGGATCAATTCATCAAGATTTATGTAAAAACTCATTTTTACATGGGTGAAGATGTGCGCGTTTTGGGTAATTGGTTCCATTTACATTTTATTGAAAATCCAGGCATGGCTTGGGGTATGAAATTTGGTGGGGATTGGGGTAAAATTGCGTTGACTGTTTTTAGATTGATTGCCGTTATTTGGGGTACATTTTACATTAAGAAAATTGTCAAAGCAGAGATGCAACGAGGCTTTATTATCTGTGTATGTTTAATTTATGCAGGTGCCGCTGGGAACTTGATTGATAGTATTTTTTATGGAAAAATATTTAATGTCAGCGATCCTTATATGCAAAACATTGCGACTTTATTTCCCAAAGAAGGCGGTTACGCTGGCTTTTTACATGGTCGCGTGGTAGATATGTTTTATTTCCCTTTGGTCGATACTATTTTACCCAATTGGGTTCCGTTTATGGGCGGGCAAAGATTTACATTTTTTGATCCTGTCTTTAATTTAGCGGATATGTCCATCTCTACGGGAGTGATTAGTTTGCTTGTTTTTCAAAGCAAATTTTTCCCAAAAAAAGTGGAAAATAACGCCGTGTAA
- a CDS encoding VanZ family protein yields the protein MTSNKKWILLYIPAFLWAVLIFLLLTLPPQTFEDESVSVIPQFDKIVHAGLFGAMVFWLALPLAKRYSSSSKILIWFTIASSLYGCAMEFVQKYCTSDRDFDVWDMVADTVGAILSYFCMRYIFNQYQKKKNIQIA from the coding sequence ATGACATCAAATAAAAAGTGGATTCTATTATACATTCCCGCATTCTTATGGGCTGTATTGATATTTCTACTACTGACATTACCTCCACAAACATTTGAGGATGAATCCGTTTCTGTCATTCCTCAATTTGACAAAATCGTTCATGCTGGGTTATTTGGCGCCATGGTTTTCTGGTTGGCACTTCCACTAGCTAAAAGATACAGTTCATCGAGCAAAATTTTGATTTGGTTTACTATTGCTTCTTCTTTGTATGGTTGTGCGATGGAATTTGTACAAAAATATTGCACTTCTGATCGCGATTTTGATGTTTGGGATATGGTAGCGGATACCGTCGGGGCAATTTTATCCTATTTCTGTATGCGTTACATATTTAACCAATATCAAAAGAAAAAAAATATCCAAATCGCTTAA
- a CDS encoding DUF2480 family protein produces MAEEIINKIALSGIQTLDLAKYYPETSNLITLDLKGYLFMEMILKEKDFRKQLSEKDWSEYDGKIVCIICSVDALIPHWAYMLLASYLKANAKEVFIGTQEQWIEKTILSNIENQLEINDLEEVRVVIKGCGDKNIPASAYYKITELLLPVAKSIMYGEPCSTVPVFKRK; encoded by the coding sequence ATGGCAGAAGAAATAATTAATAAGATTGCGTTGAGTGGCATTCAGACATTGGATTTGGCTAAATATTATCCTGAAACGTCCAATCTCATTACGTTGGATCTCAAAGGATATTTATTTATGGAGATGATTTTAAAAGAAAAAGATTTCAGAAAGCAATTATCCGAAAAAGATTGGAGCGAGTATGATGGGAAGATTGTTTGTATCATTTGTTCCGTTGATGCGTTGATTCCTCATTGGGCATACATGTTATTGGCGTCCTATTTAAAAGCCAATGCAAAAGAAGTTTTTATCGGTACGCAAGAACAATGGATAGAAAAAACAATTCTTTCAAATATTGAAAATCAATTAGAAATAAATGATTTGGAAGAAGTGCGTGTCGTAATCAAAGGTTGTGGAGATAAAAATATACCCGCTTCGGCTTATTATAAAATCACAGAATTACTTTTACCTGTAGCAAAAAGCATCATGTACGGAGAACCTTGCAGCACCGTTCCCGTATTTAAACGTAAATAG
- a CDS encoding peptidylprolyl isomerase produces the protein MSVIQKIQEKGAWIIFVLIALALIAFILMDSSFSRGNLFSNTTTIGKVNGVKIERADFESQLDLIQQMQGQNAAPRDQMIGQVWNYEVQLTALQKQYDILGLAFTSGELDNALFGNNPPQFMRQQFTDPKTGMYDVNMARQQFAQIKKNLNNPQVQMFEKAYIQPLIDQTLAQKYQTLITNATYIPKWLAEKETADNNSVASFSYVNVPYTTVPDDQVKVSDDEIMAYVKKHEKQFKQKFETRSISYVSFNAAATKSDSTDIKNQLIQLKPNFASATDVKAFLSAQGATVPYYGGYIGGKSIQDPFKDSIFHVGVGNIYGPYNDGQSFVLARLVAETPIADTVTVRHILVATQQQDPNSGQLTPVRDDSAALKRLDSAIAAINQGASFDSICAKYSDDPGSKGNGGKYEDLVPGKMVPEFNDFAFTGSVGEKKTVKTTYGYHFVEILSRKGTDMGYKIAYLGKPIEASATTIDKASNAAAQFAAVSPDAKSLISNAEKSKLNVIPLANIQENDFNVGQLGENRAFVKWIYDNKVGNISAPTQVGDLYIVAAITAIHKPGLPDAASARATVEPIVRNEKKAALIINTKFKGSSLADYAKSAGVQVLNADSISFSGSFIPGIGSEPKIVGAAFNKSMLNKTTIPLAGNSGVFAIQGKNISAVATGGSPDQIRQSLKQSLLQQSGNSALNALIESADIKDYRSNFY, from the coding sequence ATGTCTGTTATTCAAAAAATTCAAGAGAAAGGTGCCTGGATAATTTTTGTCCTCATCGCTCTTGCACTAATTGCCTTTATCCTAATGGACTCTTCCTTTAGCAGAGGAAATTTATTTTCCAATACGACTACTATCGGAAAAGTAAATGGAGTAAAAATTGAAAGAGCTGATTTCGAATCCCAACTTGATCTTATCCAACAAATGCAAGGTCAAAATGCTGCTCCACGTGATCAAATGATCGGTCAAGTGTGGAATTATGAAGTACAATTGACTGCATTACAAAAACAATATGACATTTTAGGCTTGGCCTTCACATCTGGCGAATTGGACAATGCTTTGTTTGGTAATAATCCGCCTCAATTTATGCGTCAACAATTTACAGATCCTAAAACAGGAATGTATGACGTAAATATGGCGAGACAACAATTTGCCCAAATCAAAAAGAACTTGAATAATCCACAAGTTCAAATGTTTGAAAAAGCATATATACAACCTTTGATCGACCAAACTTTGGCACAGAAATATCAAACATTGATAACTAACGCTACTTATATTCCAAAATGGTTGGCCGAAAAAGAAACTGCGGACAACAATTCTGTAGCTAGTTTCTCTTATGTAAATGTTCCTTACACAACCGTTCCTGATGATCAAGTAAAAGTTTCTGACGACGAAATCATGGCGTATGTAAAAAAACATGAAAAACAATTCAAACAAAAATTTGAAACTCGTAGTATTTCCTATGTAAGTTTCAATGCTGCAGCTACAAAAAGTGACTCAACAGATATCAAAAATCAATTGATTCAATTGAAACCTAATTTTGCTAGTGCTACAGATGTTAAAGCATTTTTATCTGCTCAAGGAGCAACCGTTCCCTATTATGGTGGCTATATCGGTGGTAAATCTATACAAGATCCATTCAAAGATTCTATTTTCCATGTTGGTGTTGGTAATATCTACGGACCTTATAATGACGGACAAAGTTTTGTTTTAGCGAGATTGGTTGCTGAAACGCCAATTGCAGATACAGTAACCGTTCGTCACATACTCGTTGCAACACAACAACAAGATCCAAATTCTGGTCAGTTGACTCCAGTAAGAGACGATAGTGCCGCCTTGAAAAGATTAGACAGCGCGATTGCTGCCATCAATCAAGGAGCTTCATTTGATTCTATTTGTGCAAAATATTCTGACGATCCAGGATCTAAAGGAAATGGTGGAAAATATGAAGATTTAGTTCCAGGTAAAATGGTCCCAGAGTTCAACGATTTTGCATTTACAGGAAGTGTGGGTGAAAAGAAAACAGTAAAAACAACGTACGGTTATCATTTTGTAGAAATTCTTTCTCGTAAAGGAACTGATATGGGGTATAAAATTGCCTATCTAGGTAAACCAATTGAAGCAAGTGCAACAACCATTGATAAAGCAAGTAATGCAGCTGCCCAATTTGCTGCAGTTAGCCCAGATGCAAAATCATTGATTAGCAATGCTGAAAAATCTAAACTGAATGTTATTCCATTAGCAAATATTCAAGAAAATGATTTCAACGTAGGTCAATTAGGTGAAAATAGAGCATTTGTAAAATGGATTTACGATAATAAAGTTGGAAATATTTCTGCGCCAACACAAGTCGGAGATTTATACATTGTAGCTGCAATTACAGCGATTCACAAGCCAGGTTTGCCTGATGCGGCATCTGCTCGTGCAACAGTTGAGCCTATTGTTAGAAATGAGAAAAAAGCTGCGTTGATCATCAACACTAAATTCAAAGGTAGTTCTCTTGCTGATTATGCAAAATCAGCTGGCGTTCAAGTATTGAATGCGGATAGCATTTCATTCTCAGGTAGCTTTATACCAGGTATAGGAAGTGAACCAAAAATTGTTGGTGCTGCATTCAATAAATCTATGTTGAACAAAACAACTATTCCATTAGCTGGAAATAGCGGCGTATTTGCTATTCAAGGTAAAAATATCAGTGCAGTTGCTACTGGTGGCTCCCCTGATCAAATCCGTCAGTCATTGAAACAATCTTTACTACAACAAAGTGGTAATAGTGCATTGAATGCATTGATTGAATCTGCAGACATCAAAGATTACAGATCCAATTTTTATTAG
- the pheS gene encoding phenylalanine--tRNA ligase subunit alpha produces MEEILEQIATLKNEISAATATNKDEIEAFRIKYLGTKGIVKALMGEMKNVPNEQKRAFGQTMNEFKLLVEDKYNSLKESEEDLENAAGDEDLFLPGQQIPVGTRHPISLVRNRIISIFRKLGFAVAEGPEIEDDWHNFTAMNLPEDHPARDMQDTFYIHQNPSWLLRTHTSSTQARTMEKQKPPIRIICPGRVYRNETISARAHCFFHQVEGLYVAENVSFADLKQTLYFFVKEMFGPDVKIRFRPSYFPFTEPSAEMDISCLICGGEGCNVCKHTGWVEILGSGMVHPNVLENFGIDSKKYTGFAFGMGMERICQLKYRVNDLRLYSQNDLRFLKEFSGAL; encoded by the coding sequence ATGGAAGAAATATTAGAACAAATTGCCACGCTTAAAAATGAAATAAGCGCCGCAACTGCAACAAATAAAGACGAAATAGAAGCCTTCAGAATTAAATATTTGGGTACTAAAGGAATCGTAAAAGCTTTGATGGGCGAAATGAAAAACGTCCCTAATGAGCAGAAACGTGCTTTTGGTCAGACAATGAATGAATTCAAATTGTTGGTAGAAGATAAATATAATTCACTTAAAGAAAGTGAAGAAGATTTAGAAAATGCTGCGGGAGATGAAGATTTGTTTTTACCTGGACAACAAATTCCAGTAGGAACAAGACACCCGATCAGTTTAGTTAGAAATCGTATCATCTCTATTTTTCGCAAATTAGGATTTGCTGTTGCTGAAGGTCCCGAAATTGAAGATGATTGGCACAATTTCACGGCGATGAATCTTCCAGAAGATCATCCAGCACGTGATATGCAGGATACTTTTTACATTCATCAAAATCCGTCTTGGCTTTTGCGTACGCACACAAGTAGCACGCAAGCGCGTACGATGGAAAAACAAAAACCACCTATTCGCATTATTTGCCCAGGTCGTGTTTACCGCAATGAAACAATTAGCGCGCGTGCACACTGTTTTTTCCATCAAGTAGAAGGTCTATATGTAGCAGAAAATGTGAGTTTCGCGGATTTGAAACAAACTTTATATTTCTTCGTAAAAGAAATGTTCGGACCAGATGTGAAAATTCGTTTCCGTCCATCTTATTTTCCATTTACTGAACCAAGTGCGGAAATGGATATTAGCTGTTTAATCTGTGGTGGCGAAGGTTGTAATGTATGCAAACATACAGGTTGGGTGGAAATTTTAGGTAGCGGAATGGTACATCCTAATGTTTTGGAAAACTTTGGTATCGATAGCAAAAAATATACAGGATTTGCCTTTGGAATGGGTATGGAACGTATATGCCAATTGAAATATCGAGTAAATGACTTACGCTTATATTCGCAAAATGATTTGCGTTTTCTAAAAGAATTTTCTGGAGCGCTTTAA